In the Centroberyx gerrardi isolate f3 chromosome 9, fCenGer3.hap1.cur.20231027, whole genome shotgun sequence genome, one interval contains:
- the tmem131 gene encoding transmembrane protein 131 has protein sequence MSADSLGYYCNTKICSMASQERAQSLHHPSTRTKTSYIGFLRMLFIAFIHTSRANKQAFIQSDTILEVLHFGEGSLLQADSDIDFSLYHQQSTSPHRGNCRPIRFEPPMLDFHEQPVGMPKMEKVYLHNPSSEEISLISISATTAHFHASFFQNRIIPPGGNTSFDVVFLARVVGNVENTLFINTSHHGVFTYQVFGVGIPNPYRLRPFIGARVPVNSSFSPLINIHNPHSEPLQVVEMYSSGGDLHLELPTGQQGGTGKLWEIPPFETKGVMRASFSSRDVDNHTAFIRIKTNAPNEDQLIILPVEVEVTSAPGIYSSTEMLDFGTLRSQDRPKQLNLHLLNSGAKDVPITSVRTTPSNEAVTIDFKAITLKAGESRYTKVASISFDASKARRPYQFSGKITVKAKEKSYSKLEIPYQAEVLEGYLGFDHTATLFHIRDSPVDPVERPIFLTNTFNFAIRIHNVSLPEEAKTMFNVQNFSAPILIPPHESRYIFSLLFRPVRPSIHIDSNILLITNASKFHLPVRAYTGFLEPLVLSPSLKENLLDFGVRSATDTSSITFVVVNSNPIELEIKSWLVTGDSLSMELLKTEKGNRTVALSRMRELQNTSASHHKTVILASGYYAAFRVTLVAKALEGTYDGAIHITTDYEILTIPVKALIAVGTLNSSPKHIVLPPSFPGKVVHQSFSIQSSFTQRVRLQQIRSLTEDVRFYYKRLRNNKDELEPRRKSKVANIYFDASLHCGDHCYVGLPFVLKSESKPHGLALQEDIWDADVDLHQKLLRRWKELKERSGHEVEAIFEVNTDLQKNVQAKITAQMTWPSLVNSSQRIMFPLTNTNSSSEEEVILENPADVPVFVQVLPLALLPNPSVFSGKLADRLPLGNLSNININTNTLEFQVHRNQTSLMKSSTGFVEGPTRPFVYNLLLLPGEVKSFSVRFTPTSNHSVSSLLIVRNNLTVIDTIVLQGRGTTESLKVAGKPPGQGSSLRFKMTEALLKDCTEKTKVKEPNFTLRRTFRVENTGLLPINIRSAEINGQACEGYGFKVLNCQEFALKPNASKDLVILFTPDFTSSRVIRELKLVTCGGSEFVFVLNASLPYHMLAACAETLPRPSWELELYIIVSLIMSSMFLLVIATAYLEAQGIWEPFKRRLFVESNSTLETGRPFDLREIVQIHSDSNLNDYSDSHQNSRGLYGPSSGAPRVGGRPANGRTVSEPDSQDKRPRPSFSRPSMQTASSQLAKGSTTSGQEGPQAACQLTNRKTRNGKQQQAAGLLDLPGRGLAGSSLPHRVLCPEDAEYTNLLGAMDNDLDRPESLSVEASQEQSSQSIQNKVLESKGKLRGKTKAQRKKEEKEKKTKVKTQGDELKDTLADNDDSSSTTTETSNPDVEASIKEEPVKKKGRTVTTGKGKEETSNFLIKPKNKKQGTIKKENQAEKSSSLELPYVTPLENKQRKSFTSKALHPLTNIPKTRTLQKQRLAGKLEDGRPSLLVKLLSSGSVPELGHSSSSEGEKEFASPEWDLPLPKISNQADSLQQISIQTMNADPFLKRSISARTCSPPPSSPSLVSRGTYSSVLNTNSEGNLKKAPGNKLSVAASLPGKNGNPTFAAVAAGYDRSPGGNGPSKTDNQGKTLAHMTSVESDSSDSSGLWSPIDTANSPNFNSANSFSAFGPNNSFNLTGVFSGMNFPKSSEPQQSWPEFNAVSSSIWDVPNSDSLHSWPSSSGSPTAPTASILGNSRNPWSTTTPFGSSIWSTSGDSALHSFAPSTNSTTLTDLVSSPAPAPPAPTEMSRTYNPWSMWRPTLSRRSSEPWPNSSDNGN, from the exons CACGTCCCCGCACCGTGGGAACTGCCGACCTATACGTTTTGAACCTCCAATGTTGGACTTCCACGAACA GCCTGTGGGAATGCCAAAAATGGAGAAAGTTTATTTACATAATCCTAGTTCAGAAGAAATTAGTTTGATATCAATATCAGCAACAACAGCACATTTTCATGCATCCTTTTTCCAGAATAGG ATAATTCCACCAGGGGGAAACACGTCATTTGATGTTGTGTTTCTTGCCCGTGTAGTGGGGAATGTAGAAAACACTTTATTTATTAATACATCACATCATGGAGTGTTTACATACCAG GTTTTCGGGGTTGGCATCCCGAACCCCTACAGACTGCGGCCCTTCATAGGGGCCAGAGTCCCAGTAAATAGCAGTTTCTCACCACTAATAAACATCCACAACCCACACAGTGAACCACTGCAG GTTGTGGAGATGTACTCCAGTGGTGGGGATTTACATCTAGAGCTTCCCACGGGTCAACAAGGAGGCACTGGAAAATTATGG GAGATTCCCCCATTTGAGACAAAGGGGGTGATGAGAGCCAGCTTCTCGTCGCGAGATGTAGACAACCACACCGCTTTCATCAGAATCAAAACCAATGCCCCCAATGAAGACCAGTTGATCATCCTCCCTGTAGAGGTGGAGGTCACCTCAG CCCCTGGTATATACTCCTCCACAGAGATGCTTGACTTTGGTACGCTACGGTCACAAG ATCGACCAAAACAGTTGAATCTACATCTTTTAAATTCGGGAGCAAAAGATGTTCCAATTACA AGTGTCCGGACAACACCATCAAATGAAGCGGTCACAATAGACTTCAAAGCAATCACGCTAAAAGCTGGAGAGAGTAGATATACCAAAGTTGCAAGTATTAGTTTTGATG CTTCAAAAGCAAGAAGACCATATCAGTTTTCTggtaaaataacagtaaaagcAAAAGAGAAGAGTTACTCGAAGCTTGAAATCCCATACCAAGCAGAGGTTTTAGAAGG CTACCTGGGCTTTGACCACACAGCTACCTTGTTCCATATCCGGGACAGTCCCGTCGACCCAGTGGAACGACCCATATTTCTCACAAACACCTTCAACTTTGCTATCCGAATACACAATGTGTCCCTGCCTGAAGAGGCCAAAACCATGTTTAAC GTGCAGAATTTCAGTGCCCCCATCCTCATCCCCCCACACGAGTCACGTTACatcttctcccttctcttccgGCCGGTCCGACCCTCTATCCACATAGACAGCAATATCCTGCTCATCACGAATGCCTCAAAGTTCCACCTGCCTGTCCGGGCGTACACAGGCTTCTTAGAG CCCCTGGTCCTGTCACCCAGCCTGAAGGAGAACCTCCTGGACTTTGGTGTCCGCAGTGCAACAGACACCAGCAGCATCACATTTGTGGTGGTCAACAGTAATCCCATAGAG CTGGAGATCAAGTCCTGGCTGGTCACAGGTGACAGTCTTTCCATGGAGCTATTGAAAACGGAGAAAGGGAACAGGACAGTGGCTCTGAGTCGCATGCGGGAGCTGCAGAACACTTCTGCCTCCCATCACAAAACG GTGATATTAGCCTCTGGCTATTATGCAGCATTCAGAGTGACACTGGTGGCCAAGGCGCTGGAGGGCACGTATGACGGAGCCATACACATCACCACAGACTATGAG ATATTAACCATCCCGGTGAAAGCTCTCATTGCAGTGGGGACATTAAACAGCTCCCCCAAACACATCGTTCTGCCACCCTCCTTTCCA GGGAAAGTTGTTCACCAGAGCTTCAGCATACAGAGCTCTTTCACACAGAGAGTGAGGCTACAGCAGATCCGCTCTCTCACAGAAGATGTACGCTTCTATTACAAAAGGCTCCGCAACAATAAGGATGAGTTGGAGCCCAGACGCAAGTCTAAG GTggcaaatatttattttgatgCCAGCTTGCACTGTGGTGATCACTGTTATGTTGGACTGCCATTTGTCCTTAAAT CGGAGTCCAAGCCTCACGGACTGGCCTTGCAGGAGGATATTTGGGATGCTGATGTGGATCTGCACCAAAAACTTCTCAGACGATGGAAAGAGCTGAAAGAGCGCTCAGGCCACGA gGTTGAAGCCATCTTTGAAGTCAACACAGACCTTCAGAAAAACGTGCAAGCTAAAATAACAGCACAGATGACCTGGCCGTCACTGGTCAACTCCTCACAACGAATTATGTTCCCTCTCACCAATACAAACAGCTCCTCT gaggaggaggtgattcTGGAGAACCCTGCCGACGTCCCTGTCTTTGTCCAGGTCCTCCCCTTGGCTCTGTTACCCAATCCCTCTGTGTTTTCTGGAAAGCTAGCTGACAG gCTACCATTAGGAAATTTGtccaacatcaacatcaacacgAATACTTTGGAATTCCAGGTCCACAGAAATCAA ACATCCCTAATGAAGAGCAGTACAGGGTTTGTAGAGGGACCAACTAGACCCTTTGTGTAcaatctcctcctcctgcctggaGAGGTCAAGTCCTTCAGTGTGAGGTTCACTCCTACCAGCAACCACAGTGTCTCCTCCCTTCTCATAGTCAG GAATAACCTGACTGTGATCGACACAATCGTGCTGCAAGGCCGGGGTACGACGGAGAGCCTGAAAGTTGCAGGGAAGCCTCCGGGACAAGGGAGCTCGCTGAGGTTTAAGATGACCGAAGCCCTGCTGAAAGACTGCACAGAGA AGACGAAAGTGAAGGAGCCAAACTTCACTCTCAGACGAACATTCAGAGTGGAAAACACAGGCTTGCTCCCGATTAACATCAGATCAGCAGAAATCAACGGACAAGCTTGTGAAGGATATGGATTCAAAGTTCTCAATTGTCAAGAATTTGCACTTAAGCCAAATGCTTCAAAAGACCTCGTCATACT GTTTACACCCGATTTCACCTCATCTCGAGTGATCCGCGAGCTGAAATTGGTGACGTGTGGAGGCtctgagtttgtgtttgtccTGAACGCCTCCTTGCCCTACCACATGTTGGCTGCATGTGCAGAGACCTTACCCAGACCCAGCTGGGAGCTGGAGCTCTACATCATTGTCTCTCTCATTATGAG CTCCATGTTCCTGTTGGTGATTGCCACAGCATACCTGGAGGCTCAGGGCATATGGGAGCCTTTCAAGAGACGTCTGTTTGTGGAATCCAACTCTACCTTGGAGACTGGGAGACCATTTGATCTCAGGGAAATAGTGCAAATTCACAGTGATTCAAA CTTGAATGATTACAGCGACTCGCATCAGAACTCGAGAGGACTGTATGGGCCCAGCAGTGGAGCGCCGCGGGTCGGAGGCCGACCGGCTAACGGCCGTACCGTATCGGAACCAGACAGCCAAGATAAGAGGCCCAGGCCAAGCTTTAGCCGCCCATCTATGCAAACTGCTTCCTCCCAGCTGGCCAAAGGAAGTACCACCTCAGGCCAAGAAGGCCCTCAGGCTGCATGCCAGCTAACCAATCGGAAGACTCGGAACGGCAAGCAACAGCAGGCAGCAGGCCTTCTGGACCTCCCGGGCCGAGGTTTAGCCGGGTCATCGTTGCCTCACAGAGTCCTCTGCCCTGAGGACGCAGAATATACCAACCTGCTAGGGGCCATGGACAATGACCTTGACCGTCCAGAGTCACTTAGCGTGGAGGCTTCACAGGAGCAGAGCTCTCAATCTATACAAAACAAAG TGTTGGAATCTAAAGGGAAGCTGCGGGGCAAAACAAAAGcccagaggaagaaggaggagaaagagaaaaagacaaaggtAAAGACTCAGGGAGATGAGCTGAAAGATACTCTGGCCGACAACGATGACAGCTCCTCAACTACTACAGAGACCTCCAATCCAGATGTGGAGGCTAGCATCAAAGAG GAGCcagtgaaaaagaaaggaaggacagTAACCAcaggaaaagggaaagaggagactTCAAATTTCCTAATAAAAcccaaaaacaagaaacaaggaACCATAAAGAAAGAGAACCAAGCAGAAAAATCCAG TTCTCTTGAGCTGCCATATGTAACACCGCTGGAGAACAAACAACGCAAGAGCTTCACATCCAAAGCTCTTCACCCTCTTACCAACATCCCAAAGACAAGAACCCTGCAGAAACAGCGAT TGGCTGGGAAGCTTGAAGACGGGCGTCCTTCTCTGCTGGTGAAGTTGTTGTCCAGTGGCTCTGTCCCAGAGCTgggccacagcagcagctcagaaGGCGAGAAGGAGTTTGCCTCTCCGGAATGGGATCTCCCTCTCCCCAAAATCAGCAACC AAGCAGATAGTCTTCAGCAGATCTCCATCCAGACGATGAATGCAGACCCCTTTCTGAAGAGATCCATCTCAGCCAGGACCTGCTCCCCGCCGCCGTCTTCCCCCAGCTTAGTGTCCCGAGGCACCTACAGCAGTGTACTCAACACTAACAG TGAGGGAAACTTGAAGAAGGCCCCAGGGAACAAGTTGTCTGTAGCCGCTTCACTCCCGGGCAAAAATGGGAATCCCACTtttgctgctgtggctgctggtTATGACAGAAGCCCAG GTGGCAATGGCCCAAGTAAAACCGATAACCAAGGCAAGACTCTTGCACACATGACAtcagtggagagtgacagctCTGACAG CTCTGGATTATGGAGTCCCATTGACACAGCCAATAGTCCAAACTTCAATTCTGCCAACTCCTTCTCTGCATTTGGACCCAACAATTCTTTCAATCTGACAGGAG tttttagcGGTATGAATTTCCCAAAGTCCTCGGAGCCTCAGCAGAGCTGGCCCGAGTTCAATGCTGTGTCCTCCTCCATCTGGGACGTCCCAAACAGCGACTCTCTGCACTCCTGGCCCAGCAGCTCTGGCTCACCGACTGCCCCAACCGCA TCAATCTTGGGAAACTCTCGCAACCCGTGGTCCACGACGACTCCCTTCGGCAGCTCCATTTGGTCCACAAGTGGAGACTCTGCCTTACACTCCTTTGCTCCATCTACCAACTCCACAACTCTAACGGATCTGGTCAGCAGTCCAGCCCCAGCCCCACCAGCTCCCACTGAGATGAGTCGGACCTACAACCCTTGGAGCATGTGGCGCCCCACTCTGAGCAGGCGGAGCTCCGAGCCCTGGCCCAACTCCTCTGACAATGGCAACTGA